A window of Streptomyces sp. NBC_01689 genomic DNA:
TGGTGGCCGGTGAGCTCCGAACCCTTGAGCACGGCCAGCATGTTGGCGGCCGAGGCGCCCTGTCCGGGGTGCGGGCGGATGGCGTGCAGCTCGGGGGCGAGGACCTTGTCGGTGCCGAGCAGCGCTTCGAGGGAGAGCGCCGCGGTGACGTCGGCGGACTTGTAGAGCGTGTCCAGGTCGGCGAGGGCCATGACCAGCATGCCGAGCATGCCGTCGGTGCCGTTGAGGAGGGCGAGGCCTTCCTTCTCGCGCAGTTCGACGGGGGCGAGGCCGTGCTCGGCGAGGAGTTCGCGGGCGGGGCGGACCGTGCCGTCGGGGCCCTCCGCGTCGCCCTCGCCCATCAGCGTCAGCGCGCAGTGCGAGAGCGGCGCCAGGTCGCCGGAGCAGCCCAGCGAGCCGTACTCGTGCACGACCGGGGTGATGCCCGCGTTGAGGATGCCGGCCATGGTCCGCGCGACCTCGGGCCGGACGCCGGTGTGCCCCGAGCAGACGGTCTTGAGCCGCAGGAACATCAGCGCGCGCACGACCTCGCGCTCGACGCGGGGGCCCATCCCGGCGGCGTGCGAGCGGACGATGTTGCGCTGCAGCTGGGCGCGGAGTTCCGGGCTGATGTGTCGGCTCGCGAGCGCTCCGAAGCCGGTGGAGACGCCGTAGACGGGCTCCGGCTTGGCGGCCAGCGCGTCCACGATCTCGCGGGCCGCGGCCAGGGCCGCCACCGCCTCGTCGGCGAGCTCGACCCGGGCGCCGCCGCGCGCCACGGCGAGAACGTCGGACGCGGTCACGCCGGACGTCCCCACCACCACAGTATGCATATCCATATTCAGGAGCGTACGCAGTGAATTCCGTGATGTCACTAGTGGTGTCACTAGTGGATGGCAGGTTCGCCCCTTACTTCGGTGTACGTCACCGCGTCGCTCGGGTGTACGTCACCGCGTCGCTCCGGCGCGGGTCGCCGCGTCACGGCCGGCGCCGCTCGTGACGGCCCCGGAAGCGGCGGCGCTCCCCCTCGGCCGGGGGCGGCGCGTCGGCGAGGCGCACGACCGGATCGTCGGGCCCCTCCCGGCCCGCGACGACGGGCAGGGCGGCGCGCACGGCCTTCGCGCGGTACTGGGCGGCGTCGGCCAGCCGGAAGAGCCGGCGGGCCGAGCGCACCGGGCCGATCGCGTCCCCGGTCGAGGCGACCCCGCACGCCACCCCGTCACCCTGCTCCAACCCGGCCGCGCGACGGCAGAGTTCACCGGCGATGCGGACCACCTCGTCGGCCGGCGGCCCGACCGCGAGAAGGCAGAACTCGTCGCCGCCGAGGCGCGCGGCGAGGGTGCCCGGGAGCATCGCCCCGCACAGCGACAGCACCGACCCGAAACGCTCCAGCAGCCGGTCGCCGACGGCGTGCCCCTGGGTGTCGTTCACGCGCTTGAGCCCGTTGAGGTCGCAGACGACCAGACTGACCACGACGTCCTCCGCCCGGTGCCGTCCGATCGCCTCGTCGAGACGCACGTCGACGGCCCGGCGGTTGGCGAGCCCGGTGAGGGCGTCCGTGAACGCCAGCCGCCGTGCCTCCTCCAGCCGTTCGGTCTGGGCGATCCCGGCCGCGACCACGGAGGCGAGGACGGTCGCGAAGTCCGCGTCCGCCCGGTCGAAGAAGGGCTCCGCGGCGCGGCGGGCGACATACAGCTCACCCCAGGCCCTGCCGTGCAGCACGACCGGGGCGACCACGCAACAGCCCCGTCCGCGCCTGCGCAGGGCGGTGACCCGCTGATGGCAGTAGCCGGCCCGGCCGCCCGCCGGGCCGTCCGCGGTCTCCACCCAGGCGTTCGGACCGCCGCCGCCGGCCCAGCGTTCGTGCAGGAACTCGGCGATCTCCGGGAACTGGTGCACGGGGTAGGCCTCCCGCTCGGGGAACTCCTCCTCGTCCGGCGCGCGTTCGCCGACGTTCACCAGCACGCGGAGCCGGCCGAGTTCGCGCTCCCACACGGAGAGCGCGGCGAAGCTCCCGCTGAGCGCGTGGCAGGCGCCGAGCGCCGCCGCCCGCCAGGATTCGCGTGGGGTGTGCGCCGCCGCCATCCCCTGCGCCAGCTCCACCACGGCCCTCAGCCGTCTGTCCTCACCCATCACTACAGGCTAGGGACATTTACCTCCATGTGGGACATCGGTACGGCGGACAGGGGCCCGAGTGGCCGTACGGGCACGGCGGACGCGCCTTCGTACCGCCCGTACGGGCACGGCGGACGCGCCTTCACGCCCCTGCCCGCGCCCCCGCGCCGCCGCGCTCCCGCCCCGCGCCTACTCGCCGGGCCACTGGGGCGCGCGCTTCTCGTTGAAGGCCGCGACCCCCTCCGCGCGGTCCCCGGAGAAGGCGACCGATCGCCAGGCCGCGTCCTCGACCTCCAGGCCCGCACGGAGGTCGAGCCCCTGCCCGAGCCGCAGCGCCCGCTTGGCGGCCCGCAGGCCGACGGGCGAGTTGGCCGCGATCCGCGCGGCGAGCGCCAGCGCCTCCGCACGGTCACGGCCCTCGTCCACGAGATCGTCGACGAGCCCCAACTCCCGCGCCTCGGACGCCTCCAGACGGCGCGCCGAGAAGATGAGCTCGGCCGCGCGGGCCGCGCCGACCCGGCGCGGCAGCAACTGCGTACCGCCGCCTCCCGGGATCACCCCGACCGACACCTCCGGCAGCCCGACGACCGCCGTACGGTCGGCCACGATCAGGTCGCAGGAGAGCGCGAGCTCGAACCCGCCGCCGAGCGCGAAGCCGTGCACGGCGGCGACGGTCGGCATCGGCAGCTCCAGGACACCGGTGTACGCGGCCCGCGCCACGGGCCGCTGCCGCATCAGGTCGGCGTCGCTGAAGGAGTTGCGCTCCTTCAGGTCCGCGCCCACGCAGAAGGCCCGCTCGTGGGTGGAGGTCAGCACCACGACCCGCGCGCCGGGGTCGGCGGCGAGCGCCGCGCAGGCACCGGCGAGGGAACGGGCCATCTCCGTGGACACGGCGTTCATGGCCTTCGGCCGGTCGAGGGCGAGCTCCGCGACGTACCCGTGCCGGCGCACGACGACGAACTCCCCGAACCGGCGCTCGTCCTCGGACCGCCGCTCGTCCCCTTGCTCCGCCATGACACCCTCCCTGTGAACGGTTAACGCGGGTTAACTTCCGCCTCCCCCGATCATCGCAGCCGACGCCGTCCGGCGAAACCCGTTCCTTCGGCCGCGCCTCCCCGTTCGGGTGACATCCCGCCCAACTCCCGCCCCACGCCCGCAAAACACGCATAACCTGCGCACCGCCGAGGGCATCGGGGGGACGTACGCACACCGGGGAGGGATGACCATGACGAACAGCACGACGACGGACGTGACGAGACAGCCGAGGGCGCGGGTTCCCGCGGCCCCGCCGGGGTCCACGGACCCCACCACGCGGGTGGCGACGCTCTCCCAGGCACTCGGCGCGGCGCGCCCGGGCGGAGCCGTCACGCCGCCCGCCCGGCCGCGCGTCGCGGAACCGGGCCGTGCGCCCGGCACGCAACCGGCGCGTCCGGGGCCGACCCTTCCCGGACCGGCCCTTCCCGGACCGGCCTTTCCCGGAGCGGTCCGTCCCGAGCCGGTCCGTGTGGCGGCCCGGGTCGCCGGTCGGACCGGGGACACGGGCACCTCGCCGACGGCCACCGCGGCGCCCACCGAGCGCGCGCCCCGGCCGGGCGGCGCCACCGAGACCGCGCCTCCCGCGTTCCCGCGCACCGGCCGCGGCCGGCACCGCAGGCCGCCGCGCCCGCGCCGCGCGCTC
This region includes:
- the hutH gene encoding histidine ammonia-lyase, translated to MHTVVVGTSGVTASDVLAVARGGARVELADEAVAALAAAREIVDALAAKPEPVYGVSTGFGALASRHISPELRAQLQRNIVRSHAAGMGPRVEREVVRALMFLRLKTVCSGHTGVRPEVARTMAGILNAGITPVVHEYGSLGCSGDLAPLSHCALTLMGEGDAEGPDGTVRPARELLAEHGLAPVELREKEGLALLNGTDGMLGMLVMALADLDTLYKSADVTAALSLEALLGTDKVLAPELHAIRPHPGQGASAANMLAVLKGSELTGHHQDGAPRVQDAYSVRCAPQVAGAGRDTLAHARLVAERELAAAVDNPLVLPDGRVESNGNFHGAPVAYVLDFLAIAAADLGSIAERRTDRLLDKNRSHGLPPFLADDAGVDSGLMIAQYTQAALVSEMKRLAVPASVDSIPSSAMQEDHVSMGWSAARKLRTAVDNLTRIVAIELYAATRAIELREGLAPAPASRAVIDAVRAAGVQGPGPDRFLAPDLEAADAFVRAGRVVAAVEPVTGPLL
- a CDS encoding GGDEF domain-containing protein — translated: MGEDRRLRAVVELAQGMAAAHTPRESWRAAALGACHALSGSFAALSVWERELGRLRVLVNVGERAPDEEEFPEREAYPVHQFPEIAEFLHERWAGGGGPNAWVETADGPAGGRAGYCHQRVTALRRRGRGCCVVAPVVLHGRAWGELYVARRAAEPFFDRADADFATVLASVVAAGIAQTERLEEARRLAFTDALTGLANRRAVDVRLDEAIGRHRAEDVVVSLVVCDLNGLKRVNDTQGHAVGDRLLERFGSVLSLCGAMLPGTLAARLGGDEFCLLAVGPPADEVVRIAGELCRRAAGLEQGDGVACGVASTGDAIGPVRSARRLFRLADAAQYRAKAVRAALPVVAGREGPDDPVVRLADAPPPAEGERRRFRGRHERRRP
- a CDS encoding enoyl-CoA hydratase/isomerase family protein, with amino-acid sequence MAEQGDERRSEDERRFGEFVVVRRHGYVAELALDRPKAMNAVSTEMARSLAGACAALAADPGARVVVLTSTHERAFCVGADLKERNSFSDADLMRQRPVARAAYTGVLELPMPTVAAVHGFALGGGFELALSCDLIVADRTAVVGLPEVSVGVIPGGGGTQLLPRRVGAARAAELIFSARRLEASEARELGLVDDLVDEGRDRAEALALAARIAANSPVGLRAAKRALRLGQGLDLRAGLEVEDAAWRSVAFSGDRAEGVAAFNEKRAPQWPGE